TTCTTGACGCAGGCGCCGCACTTCTCGCCGTGGCTCAGCACCCAGCGGCAGGTTTCGGGATCGACCACGTTGGCGTTGGGGACCGCCTGCGGGAAGGGGATGTAGATCGCCTTGCGGCTGGTCAGACCGGAATCGAACTCGCTGGCCGTGGAGACCGGGCAGACGTCCGTGCAGGCGTTGCAGGCGATGCAGGCCTTGGGGTCGACGCGGCGAGGGTGGCGGCGGGCCTGCACCGCGAATGCGCCGGGCAGCCCTGTCACTTCGAGCACCTCGGTGCAGGTCATCAAGGTGATCATCTCGTGGTCGGCAACGGCGACCATCTTGGGCGTCAGGATGCAGGCCGAACAGTCGAGGGTGGGAAAGGTCTTGTCGAACATCGCCATGTGCCCGCCGATGGTCGGTCCCCGCTCGATCAGGTAGACCTGCTTGCCGGCATCGGCGATCTCGAGCGCGGCCTGGATGCCCGCGACGCCGCCGCCGATGATCAGGGTCGCGGGATTGACCGGCAGCTGGTGAGGCACGGCCACCAGCGGGAAGGGCACGCCCTGCACCGCGCAGGCGAGCACGGCCTTGGCGCGCTCGAGCCCTTCGCCGCCCGCCCGCACGCCATGCTCGCGGAAGGAGGCCAGGCGCAGTTCGCCGGCGTCCAGCCCGGCCGCGGCCGCGGCTCGGGCGAAGGCGGGCTTGAAGTGGCCGGGTGAGTCGCCCGCCAGAACGATGCGTTCCAGGCGGCTGCGCCGCAGCTCGCCGGCGAGCGCGTGCGGGTCCAGACGGGGCCTGAGGCCCAGCACCTCGACCCGCTCCACCTGCGGCAGGTTGCGAGCGTAAAACGCCACCGTCTCGAGGCTGATCTCGCCCCCGTCGAACACCTGCCCGACGAACACGCCAACCCGCATGGGAGCCTCCCCTTCGCCCACCCAACTAGGGTGGTTGCCCTATACAACCTGGGAGTCTAGCCGATTGCCAGGGTCGTGTCTAGGGTTAATGCTGTATGGCCTCCTCTGGGCAAATCCTCTAGACTCCCAGTCGAAATGCAGGTTGACGCCCGAGAGAGCCGGCGGCCTCCGCGGAAAGGTGCCTTAGGGCTCCTCGGCCGCTTCCGCCGCCTAACGCTCTTCCAGAAGACGATGCTGCTCAACTTCGCGGTGGTCCTGCTGGGGGCCGTGGCCGGCACCTACCTCACGCGCGCCCTGGCCGCCCGCCACTCGGGGCTCGTCCTCGCCCTGACCTTCTTCAGCTGCGGCGCCTTCGTCACGTTTCTCGTCAACTACCTCGCCTTCTGGGATCACTTCCGGCCGCTGATGGAGCTGGCCCGGGCGCTGGACGCGATCCGCGACGGCCAGCGGGCCCGCGAGGCGATCGCCGGCGTGCGCGCATCGGGGATGATGGACGTGATCGCCTCGGCCGCCACCCTGCTCGACCAGGCCGAGGACGCCTCCTTGCAGTTCTCGGCCCGCCTGCTCGGCTCCATCGAGGCGGAGCGCCAGCGCATCGGGCGCGAGCTGCACGACAACACCAGCCAGATCCTCGCCGCCGCGATGCTCAATCTCGGCCTCGTCGAGCGGCAACTCGCCGGCGGCGAGCGGGCGCGGGTCAGCGTGGAGCCGGCGCGGGCCCTGATCAAGCAGGCTCTCGACCAGTTGCGATCGGCTGTCTATGACTTGCGCCCGGCCATGCTCGACGACCTCGGCCTGGCGGCCGCGCTGCGCTGGTACGCCCGGGCGCGCGCCGAACAGCCCGGCCTGGAGATCCTCAGCCAGTTGGACGAGGACTCCCCGCGCCTGCCGCCCCAGATCGAGACCGCGCTCTACCGCGTCGGCCAGGAGGCGCTGGCGAACGCGGTCCAGCACGCCGGGGCCAGCCGCATCGAGCTGGGGCTGGAGATCAAGCCGGGCTTCGCGACCCTGACGGTCTTCGACAACGGGCGCGGCTTCGACCTCGCCGAGGCGCGGGCGCGCGGGCTGGGCCTGACGACGATGCGCGAGCGCATCGCCCAG
The sequence above is a segment of the bacterium genome. Coding sequences within it:
- a CDS encoding sensor histidine kinase; the encoded protein is MQVDARESRRPPRKGALGLLGRFRRLTLFQKTMLLNFAVVLLGAVAGTYLTRALAARHSGLVLALTFFSCGAFVTFLVNYLAFWDHFRPLMELARALDAIRDGQRAREAIAGVRASGMMDVIASAATLLDQAEDASLQFSARLLGSIEAERQRIGRELHDNTSQILAAAMLNLGLVERQLAGGERARVSVEPARALIKQALDQLRSAVYDLRPAMLDDLGLAAALRWYARARAEQPGLEILSQLDEDSPRLPPQIETALYRVGQEALANAVQHAGASRIELGLEIKPGFATLTVFDNGRGFDLAEARARGLGLTTMRERIAQLGGRFNIVTEPGAGTRVFALVTLPDGWAAKEASRA